One genomic window of Antricoccus suffuscus includes the following:
- the trmD gene encoding tRNA (guanosine(37)-N1)-methyltransferase TrmD produces MNDPSLRLDVITVFPGYLAPVHESLVGKAIERGQISFGVHDLRRWTHDVHHSVDDSPYGGGPGMVMRPTIWGDALDEILTADATLIVPTPAGRLFDQSVAHELAAESHLVFACGRYEGIDQRVVDDAARKVTVRELSIGDYVLAGGEVATLVMIEAIARLLPGVLGNSESAVDDSHSNGLLEGPSYTRPESWRDLDVPAVLRSGNHAAISRWRRDESLRRTAVRRPDLLDKIAPGQLDRRDREILDPDTGS; encoded by the coding sequence GTGAACGACCCGTCGCTGCGCCTCGATGTCATCACGGTCTTCCCTGGGTATCTCGCGCCCGTACATGAGTCGCTGGTGGGTAAGGCCATCGAGCGCGGCCAGATCTCATTCGGCGTACACGATCTTCGACGTTGGACGCACGACGTCCATCATTCGGTCGATGACTCGCCGTACGGCGGTGGCCCGGGCATGGTGATGAGACCGACGATCTGGGGCGACGCGCTCGACGAGATCCTCACTGCTGACGCGACGCTGATAGTGCCGACGCCGGCAGGTCGGTTGTTCGACCAGTCCGTCGCGCACGAGTTGGCGGCAGAGTCGCACCTCGTGTTCGCGTGCGGCCGTTACGAGGGCATCGACCAGCGCGTAGTCGACGACGCGGCGCGCAAGGTCACCGTCCGCGAGCTGAGCATTGGCGACTATGTCCTGGCCGGTGGGGAAGTGGCCACACTTGTCATGATCGAGGCGATCGCCCGCTTGCTCCCCGGCGTACTCGGCAACTCGGAGTCGGCGGTCGACGACTCGCACTCCAACGGGCTGCTGGAAGGACCGTCGTACACCAGACCCGAGAGCTGGCGCGACCTTGACGTGCCGGCCGTCTTGCGCTCGGGCAACCACGCGGCGATCTCCCGGTGGCGTCGGGACGAATCGCTGCGTCGTACCGCTGTACGACGCCCCGACCTTTTAGACAAGATCGCACCCGGGCAGTTGGACCGCCGGGACCGTGAGATATTGGATCCGGACACCGGGTCGTAG
- the rplS gene encoding 50S ribosomal protein L19, whose protein sequence is MNVLDSIDADTLREDIPAFRPGDTVKVRVKVVEGTRSRIQDFQGVVIRRHGAGARETFTVRKISSGVGVERTFPVHTPVIEAIEVMTRGDVRRAKLYYLRNLRGKAAKIKERRFK, encoded by the coding sequence ATGAACGTGCTTGACTCCATTGACGCGGACACCCTCCGCGAAGACATCCCGGCGTTCCGCCCCGGTGACACGGTCAAGGTGCGGGTGAAGGTCGTCGAAGGCACCCGCTCGCGTATCCAGGACTTCCAGGGCGTTGTCATTCGCCGCCACGGTGCGGGCGCACGTGAAACGTTCACCGTCCGCAAGATCAGCTCTGGCGTTGGCGTCGAGCGCACCTTCCCGGTGCACACCCCGGTCATCGAGGCCATCGAGGTCATGACCCGCGGTGACGTCCGTCGCGCCAAGCTCTACTACCTGCGCAACCTTCGCGGCAAGGCAGCCAAGATCAAAGAACGCCGCTTCAAGTAG